AATCATCCTCGAAGTGAGGGTAACAAAATACTACAGCAAGGCAAGATAGAGAGTAACCCTACCCTACCCTACCGAGAACTGAGACATTATTCTTAATCTAGTTTTTATTGTATAGTATATAGTATACATGATAATCAttcatttaattgtttttttttaaatcattcatttattataacTCGTATATCAAGAAAGCTCATGATTAAAGCCGTGCCACACATACGGGACTTTCACTTGCActagttaataaataaataaataaataaatgggaaTGGTTTTGCTCCAGCAATTATTGCATATTTCTGTTAcagcaaaaagtaaaaaagaataagaaaaaagaaaaagaaaaaagataagtgTTTAAGGTCCAAATGATCAATGCACATATATGACCCTAGCAGGGACGGACCCAGGTACAAGGCTAAGGGGGCCCGAGCCCCCcctgggcccaaaaaaaaaattttttagcaagtaaaatttttccaaaaaaaaaaaaaaggggcttgGGCCCCCCTAAAATTTTTGCTCCGGCCCCCTTCCCCTAGCCCATCATCCGCATGAACCCCCCTTCCCCTAGCCCATCATCCGGCCAGCTCAGAGCAGAGCCCATAAGGCCATAACCCATGtcaatccacaaaaaaaaaaaaaaaaaaagaaaaaatctcagCCCTCAGCAGTCCAAAACCAACGgagaaagcaaaaaccaaaggaaaaaaaagaaaaaaaaaagaaaaagaaaggaaagtttGGAGACCCAGAGGCGAGAGCCACGAGCGAGAGTGCGAGacggagagagacagagaggcaGCGGTGTCGCCCAGTCGCCGTGACCGCCGTGacggagagagacagagagcgAGACGAGAGCGAGAGAGTCCCTGAGTGCGAACCCAGCTGCTTCGAGCGAGACCCACGCCGCCGCCGGCGAAAGCCAGACCCACGCCGCCGCGAGATCCACTTGCTGCTGCCGCCGTGGTTGCCGTTTCCCGATCTGCCCAGCCCAGCTTCGAGCCTTCACAGAATCACAGTTCACAGAATCAGGTATTTACTCTTTAACtcttatcttttccttcaaatttcaaaaccttgTGAATCTGTGATCTGAGATTCTGAGAATCAAAGAAACTGTGCAGCTGTGCTTGTGGTGTTTGAGTgtttcttgtttgtgtttttagtttttactgaTAACTGATTTGGTGATTTGGTGCTTGTGTTGTGCTGCGGCTGAACTGaactgtgtgtgtgttttttttttttttgggtttttggctTTGTGACTGTGTTTGTGGCTCTTGCTGCCTTGCATTATGCCTTGCATTATATagataaaagaaatagaatgaTAGATAGAGTCAGATGCTTTGTTGACTGGTAGTTGGAGTGTTGGACATTAGTTGGACATAATAATAGGGAATAGGGAAAAGTGGTGTGGAGTTGCTGTTTGGGCAAAGACAAGCGacaggggagaaaaaaaaaacaaaaaaaaaagggtaaagttaagaaaagtttttgttaaTAGTGCTTGACTGTCTGTAGTGGGATTCATTAGATATTTGGATTAGTGGGTCAGAATTAGGAAGATGAAGACAAGAAACAATacaaagatacaaaaaacataaaagatataaataaaggaagagaCAACACAGAGACATAAATAAAGGCAGTTTAAACACAAAGATATTAAAGGcagacaaaagacaaaaagaaaaaaaataaatcatataatataagaaattatcacacaaatttaaaaaaaataacggtaattcttatataatttttattttatttgtagatcatgaaaaaatcaactacaatgcttgattttttcaaaagaaaaggttcaacttcaaattcttctgAAGTCAACGTGGAATTGCCAACAACTAATGTTGCTATTCCAATTCCGGAAAATGCGGATGTTCCAATTCCGGAAAATGCGGATGTTCCAATCtctcaaacacaatttcaaagaatTGACCTTGATTCTTTGGATTATGATCCCGGAACACGCAAACAAATATGGGAATATCATGTTAATCAACGTGATGAAATTCGACGGGCTTACATTAAAAAAGGTCCGCACCAACCTCCTCTAGAGACATTcaaaaaaagtggaaagcaGAATCGTAgctttcaagcttcttggtatagaaataattcaaaatggCTTGAATATTCTCCTACAACAGATGCAGCTTATTGTCTACCCTGCTTTGTTTTTCATAATCCAAATGTGGTTGTGGGACAAAATACATTTATTGTTGGTGGatttagaaattggaaaaagGTTGGGGGCAAAGATTGTTCTTTTCAAGTTCATATAGGAAAAGATCCTAACTCAGCTCATAGAGTTGCTGAGCAAATGTGTAAGGATTTGATGAACCAATCGCAGCATTTGCAAAGGGTAGTTGATCATTTCACTACTgaacaaattgcaaataatcGGTTGCAATTGAAGGCTACAATTTTTATTGTGCGATATCTTGCCTTTCAAGCTATAGCTTTTAGAGGTCGAGATGAAAGTTTTAGTTCATTAAATCGTGGGAACTTTCATGAATCATTGGGTATTGTGACTTTTTGGAATGAGAAGGTTgctgaaataatagaaaaagctcCAAAAAATGCAACCTACACATCACCTAGGATTCAAAAGGAAATTCTACATGTTTTCTCAACTAAAGTGAAGAAGGCCATTCGGGAAGAAATTGGTGATGCAAAGTTTTGCATAATGGTTGATGAAGCTCGTGATGAGTCCATGAAAGAGCAAATGGCTGTGGTGTTTAGATATGTTGATGCAGAAGGCTTTGTGAAAGAAcgcttttttgggcttattcatGTTGTTGACACTGCAGCTTTGACTCTAAAAAAGGGGATATATTCTTTGTTATCTCAATATTGCttagatatacaaaatattcgaGGGCAAGGATATGATGGAGCAAGCAACATGCGAGGTATGTGGAATGGATTacaagctttgattttgaatgattgcCCATATGCTTACTATATCCATTGTTTTGCACATCGCTTACAATTGGCATTAGTAAAAGCATCAAAACAAGTTGTTCCcattagtcatttttttcttacattgcTTTTTCTGATCAAAATTGTTAGTGCTTCATGCAAGCGCAATGAGCAATTGAAAGTTGCCAATGCTAATGAAATAGCACGTTTGATTGATCTTGAAGAGCTTGAGACTGGAAGTGGACTTAATCAAATTGGCACTTTACAACGACCTGGAGAAACACGTTGGAGTTCACATTTTAGATCAGTTTCTAGCTTATTAAGGATGTTTAGTTCAACTgttgaagttttacaaaatataattgatggTGCAATTGATGGAGAAAATCGGGCAGAAGGAGAGTCAGCTTATGAAGGTTTaacttcatttgaatttgttttcatCTTGCATCTTGAGAAGGAAACTATGGAGATCACTGATAAActttgtcaagctttgcaaAGCCAATctcaagacattttaaatgccatgcatttagtttcatctactaaagcacttatccaaaaatttagagatgatGGATGGGATGGCTTACTCACCACTGTGATATCATTTTGTGAGAAGCATCGCATTGATGTCTTGGATATGAATGCTCGTTATGTTGCGAGGCGAGGTCGAGCTCGTAATCAACCAGATAACGTTACAAATGAGCATCATTAtcgagtaaatattttttatgctacaaTAGATTCTCAACTACAGGAACTAAATTATCGGTTTAATGAAGATGCAATGGAGTTGCTTAGGCTTAGCTCAGCTTTAGAACCTCGAGAGGCATTAAAATCTTTCAGAATTAGTGATCTTTGTTTGTTGGTAAAGAATTTCTATCCACAAGATTTCACAGATTATGACAAACAAGTGTTGGAGAAAGAGCTTTTTCATTTTGAGCATAATGTAGTCCAAGATCCagagttcaaaaaattgaaaagtttatctGAGTTGTCTCAATGGTTAGTGAGAACTGGAAATTCAGAACACTACAAACTTGTTTATAGAATGATGATACTTGTGCTTACTCTTCCAGTTTCTACTGCTACTACAGAGCGAGCATTTTCAGCTATGAAACTTGTCAAAACTGAACTTCGAAACAAAATGGAAGATGACTTTTTGAATGACTCTTTGATGTTATACATTGAAAAGGATATAGCTTCGACATTTAGTTTGGATTCAATAgtagatgattttgaagatttgaaagagcgtcgagttcccttttcatagatgattgtataaagaaacaatagtgtttcacatcttttgttttgttagtagattgtatcttaatatattaagaaacaatgatttttgggtatttgtcttagttgatagtttattaatactatatggatgcgtatttgaaaatttttttttttgcttatctcTAGCCCCCCCCCGACTTAAAATCCTGCGTTCGTCCCTGGACCCTAGAACACAATTCCCTTCCTTTCCCTAAACAAATTAGCTCATCCTCTTCCCCATAAACACATTCACTGTCCGGTTGGAGATAAAAAGATCActgatttgatttatttattgatatatGAAATCTATTTCCAATTGCTCTCATTTTAGTCTTTCACCTTCCCAGAAGTCGCCAAAGTAGTAAGCAGAATAATCGGGAAGCTGCTACGAGGTGAGTGTATTTTTTCCTGGGCAATTTTGATTGTTTGCCTTAAGTACTTACTATGAGAAACTTTTGTTTAGTAGAAGCAAAACCcagtgaaaataaaaagaaagttcAAAGAAAATGGGAAACCACTACTTGATCATGCACTAGAAACACTCTAAAGAATCCAAGTTTTTTAAAGCGTACAATACTTTTCTTAACCGGGTTCAGCTCCTATTGTTTCAGCCTTCTCCAAGAATGGAATTCAAACATTCTAAGGaagaaaattctttcaaaaccTCGAAACAAACATTTAGTTGAAACCTTAATCATCTTGAATCCCACATATAACCTATCCACTTTCCAAAAACATTCTTAATATATTTTCGAAAACCCACTCCAAGAGACCCTTTAACTTATTCCTTGTCAGTCTTAAGTAAATTATTTCTTACTTTGAAGATttattaacacacacacacacacttactTTTGCCATTCTTTCCTAATCGTAATACACTAAATCTTATTAGCATCAAGTTTTATTTCATGTTTGGATTAATAAAGTATTTTATGTTTGGAAGAATGAACATGATAagttttatatagaaaaaaggATTGTAATTGAACAAAGAGTGGAAAGTgcaatttcattttcattgttTGTCTTTCATTAAACTTCTCTTGGTCTTGATTGAACTTGCATTGCACAaaccatttttttggttttgaaatctTTTTAATATGTCTAAGTATCTTTAGCAGGAGAAGAAATTACGAAATTTAAAGAGATCTTTGAAGGCATGGTTGCCAACAACATAGGATCTTTAAGTCTTTGGCTAGCTGACCTCAAGTCCATAAgcaagtaataaataaataaaaaagatttttgaattCTTGGATTATAGATGTCATCTTACACTATGAATCTAAACTCTtttcaattaaacaaaaattaatctaaacTTATATTTTCGATTTAAAGTTAAATGTGCACTTTCGATGTTGcttctaaaacaaaacaaaaaatactatatttttacaaataaagaACTCGGAATACAAGCtagtaacaaaataattctccatGATCATTTTTTCTTGTCAAAATTCTCTATAGGATCAAGGGGTTTGAATTTCCCAAATATAATTGGAAATATCAGGTTTTGTAAAACATTAATCTGAAAAATTACACTAAAGGCTCTATTAAGTCACCGTTACATGCGTTATTAAAAACCACATCACAGgcaaaattaaatttcattacAGATATGATTGACGCGGTAATTACATAAGTGTAGTTTGAGCATATTAGAATTCCAAATATGAGTCTATGACAGCATGCTAGGTAGATTATGCTTTCTTACTTTGAAGATTTATATTGACTTATATCATAAGAAAACTTGACATCTTAGTCCTGCATATAGATGTTATAATCCTCATTGGAACACACTTTTGTATATCGACCAGGTTCTATTCGTTGACATATAATGTTTGAATACAGAAATTGTGGAGCActgaggaaggaaaaaaaaaaaaaaacaaaaagccaaGAAAATGTGGAGTCGCGACCTCCCAGAAAATCTGGTAGTGGAAATCCTATCAAGGTCGCCAGTGAAATCCTTGATGCGATTCAAGTCCGTACGCAAATCCTGGCATGCTCATTTAAGAAACCATTCTTTTATCACCCAGCACCACAAATGGGCCACTTCTGACAATCAAGGACGTGGTGTTGTCTTTACGCATGAGCACCATGGGCAGACCCATGTCGCATTGCTCTCTAATGATACTCTAGAGATGTCCAGGGATATAGAGCTTGTCATTCTTCCCAGAGAAGTTTGACAAACTACTAATTGATGGTCCATGTAATggaatattttttctatatggTACGTCCTTGGAGGGTATATTTTTTTCCATACGGTACGTCCTTGGGAGTGTCTATATGGTGAGGAGATATTGTTGTGGAACCCTGCCACAAGAGAATCAAAGTTGCTTCCCATAATAAAGCAACGCTCGCGTTATAGTGGCCCTTACGTAGCCTACAATTTCGGCTTTGGAATTGATCCAAAGACCAATGATTTGAAGGTGGTTAGGATTGTGGACTTCTATCGGCACAAGCAACCCCAATTTGAGGTATACAACCTTAGTACTGATTCTTGGAGAGTGATTGATACACCGGTTGGGCGACtagattatatattttatcCTAGGTTTCCATCATACCTAATGGATTTTATCACTGGAAGGCTAGAGGGTATGGCATTACTGGACGTCGGGATTTTCACTACTTCATGCTTTCGTTTGACATGAGTAATGAGGTTTTCCAAGACATTTCAAATGGGCTAGCAGCTGGTATGATATATGGGTTATGAATGACACTGGTGTTAAAAGGACTTGGACAAAGAAATTCAAGCTCGGGCCTCACTTCAACTTCATAAAATGTTACAATTTCGGGAGGATGGATTGGTTCTTTATCAATGTCACGATGGTTGGTTGATATTCTACGACCAAAAAACACAAGAAGTAAGGAATATTGCAAAATATGATCACACTGGCTTTTACGACTCTTTCGCTGCTAGTTACACAGAGACACTAGTTTTATTAAATGACAGGAATGTAATGGAGTAACAAAAGTACAAAACAGTTCATAATATAGCTATGGATTCTCTTCTGGTGTACACCTACAAGAATATTCCAGTCCATTGAGGTGATATTTATTCCAATTTTTATGTATGAGTGCTATGCATTCTCCTGTATTTGCATAGCCGGATGGCCCCGTATTGTgtgcttttggtttttttttttttttttttttttttttttttttttttgtgttaggtttttgttttgtgcatAGCTTTCAAAATCAAACATGTAGTTTATTAGTGTTGGATTGAAGGTTTCTATAATTCTACTTCCTAGAATTATCAGGAACGTTTCGGGTTTTGCAGTGACGTTTTGGATTATTATTTACCTTTTGTTCATAATTATTAACGTTTTGAAGGCCAAAAAGAATTAATCAATCCTCAGTCACGGTAACAAGACTTTCTCTATAAACCATTTATATTTGGGAGATTTATAATTGTGGGGGccggttaatcaataattattaaaatcgtGTTAACTGGGTCTGTGAcccatccgaggacgtaaaactgtccgaggaggcccatatcaggtTATAAGGATagccaaatgaaaagaagagtagatatcacgtgaggtgagttcagtattcgtccgaggacaaaatccttctcggcaatatgagTTCGAGGACGACCTGAATGCCATATTGTTGCAAACACACTTCAGAGCTACATTACGACTGAAGGTGGGACATGAGAACAAGGGTGGACATGGGACCAAGGGTGGAcatgggaccaagggtaagaaagaaaaggtaaacaaatatctttaacaacagcTGTCTCCGCATTAATTGTCTCTCAATCAACTCTTTAGCCGCATTAATATAAAgatgatgcctgaacagtgatgaggcagccttacagctgctggttgGAGGTTTTAGAAGGTGTTGGACGGGACAGGAAGGGatcccccgaacccaacctacacgtgtgtggtgaagataacaccaagatggcagtatataacatggaagaatgcattgaAAAAAAGATTGGAACTTAAAATCCAGTGACACTTAGAGGAAAACCTTACGAAAATAAAGAGCTTAACTTGTTTCAAAGAGAAGTTGATTGTTATATTGGTGttaatccatctataaacgtAAAGtgtaatcgtttttcttttggagttaatctagttctttgaCATTCatgttttacaaatttattgtttgggcctttaacgttcgaacccaatacgaaTTTGGAatcattacaaattgagtccttacaattggcgttgtctgtggggagagcttgATCTAACTTAAAAGAAATTCGGTTCAAACATTCATGATGGAGGAAGTAGGTCCACATCGCTATGCAGCAGGACCACATCAGGTAGATACCAACCCACACTAAGCAGAATCAAGGGGCTCCCAGCATGGTAATCAGCACCAGAGTCCCGAACGGAGAGAAGGCCGTGAGGGGAGTATACGCACAACTCATACCACCAAAAGTCGCTCTCGTGGGCAGAGTCATGTTTCCCATGCAAAAAATGACAGGAACCTGCAACGTGAGATTAACGagttgaagagagagttgcgccatgcCCGGCGAGAACGTTCTCCACCATGCTCCGAACCATCATCCGAGGAGACGGATGGAGCTAGTTATAGGTGGAGATCCAGAACTCCGCCTAACAAGACCttttcctatgaagaggagcacAGCCATCGACATAGGTACAAAAGCCAGCCTAGTAGGGGCTTGGGGAACAACGCCATGAACAAAATGGCTATCTACTCCAGGgatgaggccttgatgtgcaaggtctttccatcaagtttgggtccggtggcgatgagatggttcaacggtTTAAGGGCCAACTCTATTGAGTCCTTTAAAAAGCTTACCCGGGCTTTTGGTGCTTGCTTTATCACTTGCAGTAGGGTTCCTTGGCCTCTGGGATCCTTGCTGTCTATGTccatgcgagagggcgagactctcaaaacttattcggatagatattgggaaatgtttaatgaaataggGGGAGAGCATGATGATGTGGCCATAAGTACTTTCAAGGTTGGCCTTCCAGCCGAGcatgatttaaggaaatctctaacttgtaaacctgttaccagtgtaCACCAATTGATGGATAGGATTGATAAGTACAGAAGAGTAGAAGATGACCAACTtcaggaaaaaggaaaagctaaggtaatccctcaggagaggagggatttcaggtcggatcgttacAATAGTAACTGACCTCGGAAAGATTTCGTTGGGCAATCAGGTTCTGCTGACACCCAGGTGGTTAATGTAGTGTTTCGGGAGCCGGTGCAGCAGGtgttggagaagataaagaatgagtcattttttaaatggccaaacaagatggcaggAGAGCCTAAGAGATGCAACCCGAACCtttactgccactatcatcaggatcatgggcacacgacGGAGGATTGCAGGAacttatgggaccatttggagcagttggtcTGAGAGGGGAAATTGAAGCAACTCTTACATCAGTCCAGTGGCAGGGTAAGCTAGGCAGGCTCAGAAATGCGTGGGGATGCTTCTTTAAGACTCCCCCTTGGTACgataaatgttatttttgtcaccccagggaggactggatcttgtTCTTCTATGGTACTGTCGGTGTTCCGACCTTTGGCCGAGGATCATTGCCAAGCGTCGAAGAGAGCCAGGGTGGACGTCCCcctgattttgggcttttcgGATGAGGACAAGGTTGGAACCATTTAGCCCCACGATAATGCTCTGGTGGTCACGTTGAGAATTGTTGGGTACGATGTCAAAagggtgatgattgatcaaggtAGTGCTGTTGATATAATGTACCTAGATTTGTATAAGGGGCTAGGTCTGAAGCCAGAGGACTTAGCAGCCTACAGTTCCCTTTTGGTGAGCTTTGAGGGAAGGATGGTCACTCCAAAAGGACAGATCAGACTACCTGTGCAAACCAGtatggatgtggtggaggtggacttcattaTTGTAGAAGTTTTCTCTCCATACACGGCTAttatgggcagaccttggcttcataccTTGGGAGCAGTCTCATCTACTCTATATTAgaaagtgaagtacccatcTAGAGACCAAGTATTGGAGATAGTAGGAAGCCAGGTTGCAGCTCGGCAATGCCTGGTAGCGGCTATACAATATCGGTCAAAGGCAGAGACCTCGGCTACTGCCAATAATGGATTATAGCAATTAAAACCCCCAGCATTACCATTGGATGTACCAGCTGATGAGGTCAAGTGTGAAGATTTGGAGAGGGTAattgttgctgatgatccagaaaGATTCTTCCAGGTTGGGCCTAAACTGCCTTTGCAAGAGAAGGAGAGATTGTTGGAATTCCTCAGAGCAAATGTAGATGTGTTCACATGGAGCCCATATGAAGCCCCAGGTGTAGATCCGAATTTCATTTATCATTGACTCAACGTGAATCCTTCCGTTATTCCCAAAAGACAGCTACCTCGGCGACCATCAAAAGAGCATGCCGAAACTGTCAGAAGTGAGGTGGCCAAGCTCaagcaggctggggctatcaaagaagttttttatcCTCAATGGTTGCCCAATACGGTGGAGGTAATGAAGAAGACAGAaaagtggcgagtgtgcgtggacTTTACGGACCTTAATAAGGCTTGTCCCAAGGAtccatttcctatgccgaagatAGACCAGTTGGTAGATGCAACCATTGGTCatcctaggatgagtttcttg
This genomic stretch from Quercus lobata isolate SW786 chromosome 3, ValleyOak3.0 Primary Assembly, whole genome shotgun sequence harbors:
- the LOC115980574 gene encoding uncharacterized protein LOC115980574, whose translation is MTLAGTDPGSTSNSSEVNVELPTTNVAIPIPENADVPIPENADVPISQTQFQRIDLDSLDYDPGTRKQIWEYHVNQRDEIRRAYIKKGPHQPPLETFKKSGKQNRSFQASWYRNNSKWLEYSPTTDAAYCLPCFVFHNPNVVVGQNTFIVGGFRNWKKVGGKDCSFQVHIGKDPNSAHRVAEQMCKDLMNQSQHLQRVVDHFTTEQIANNRLQLKATIFIVRYLAFQAIAFRGRDESFSSLNRGNFHESLGIVTFWNEKVAEIIEKAPKNATYTSPRIQKEILHVFSTKVKKAIREEIGDAKFCIMVDEARDESMKEQMAVVFRYVDAEGFVKERFFGLIHVVDTAALTLKKGIYSLLSQYCLDIQNIRGQGYDGASNMRGMWNGLQALILNDCPYAYYIHCFAHRLQLALVKASKQVVPISHFFLTLLFLIKIVSASCKRNEQLKVANANEIARLIDLEELETGSGLNQIGTLQRPGETRWSSHFRSVSSLLRMFSSTVEVLQNIIDGAIDGENRAEGEDDGWDGLLTTVISFCEKHRIDVLDMNARYVARRGRARNQPDNVTNEHHYRVNIFYATIDSQLQELNYRFNEDAMELLRLSSALEPREALKSFRISDLCLLVKNFYPQDFTDYDKQVLEKELFHFEHNVVQDPEFKKLKSLSELSQWLVRTGNSEHYKLVYRMMILVLTLPVSTATTERAFSAMKLVKTELRNKMEDDFLNDSLMLYIEKDIASTFSLDSISFTFPEVAKVVSRIIGKLLRGGEHDDVAISTFKVGLPAEHDLRKSLTCKPVTSVHQLMDRIDKYRRVEDDQLQEKGKAKQLKPPALPLDVPADEVKCEDLERVIVADDPERFFQVGPKLPLQEKERLLEFLRANVDVFTWSPYEAPGVDPNFIYH